The Amphiprion ocellaris isolate individual 3 ecotype Okinawa chromosome 6, ASM2253959v1, whole genome shotgun sequence genome contains a region encoding:
- the rnf214 gene encoding RING finger protein 214, which produces MDASGETATVASEEEEGQHQVQVLTQEEALDQKVNQDLDQSLDQKLDLDQDLEQNLEQSLDLEHSLEQSLNQNMDQDLDQNLDHSPEQCLDQNLDLEQDLDQSLEQSLNQNMDQDLEQNLEQSLEQCLEQCLDQDLDLEQDLDQSLERCLDQDLDLDQSVEQVLEQSLNQHMDQDLDQNLDQDLDQKLDQDVDLDFDLDLDLDDLTLEDLLQRVQEVQTDCTTTESGVSTDPDWESHLVATLDYSSALKEQFDQLKKKQDEEEMEHEKHKQGLEKRKEEATRQHQVLLEKLDSLRVKLQLNNSKATRKNFLSKKQEMMTEKNRAKQEKNKLAKELEESDRKLAELTEEQSEEQQRWRQELEELRKEMERTSKEAQEAQLQALQDEITAVETQRDVAMTRIEAWTREVGQYLNTLRVEFPQQYSHERPKWEKKEGLVRRNQAELQSRFQEVLQQLQQGRELESLPRINVPTLPQVPMADLRFNQVMQAVVRPQFMVPPPPIQMKPSNPRPRHPQYFYLQRHGLPHPHHPHFHPDFPYDLPPPLHFPPSVPRPQHQPPRQFQPHIRAPVRVTPPPSLSPSPPVQPVHPVTPSPPPPAAPGTVPAAAPSAPAGKLDKVLEKLGARYPQCNRAQLTSLLQQVKTSRGTLAGMSMEEVIEQVGYKLVQSERSAPGPISRPMPPGPIQRPNVPQQRPGPPVPPGVQAAGPRKLCLMCQNHVDPENRHPLSCSHTIHRDCIQMWLKSSKNNSCPFCPAK; this is translated from the exons ATGGATGCTAGCGGGGAAACAGCTACTGTAGcttcagaggaagaagagggacaACATCAAGTCCAAGTCCTGACCCAGGAGGAGGCTCTGGACCAGAAAGTGAACCAGGACCTAGACCAGAGCCTAGACCAGAAGCTGGACCTAGACCAGGACCTGGAACAGAACCTGGAGCAGAGTCTGGACCTGGAGCACAGCCTGGAGCAGAGCCTGAACCAGAACATGGACCAGGACCTGGACCAGAACCTAGACCATAGCCCGGAGCAGTGCTTGGACCAGAACCTGGACTTAGAACAGGACCTGGACCAGAGCCTGGAGCAGAGCCTGAACCAGAACATGGACCAGGACCTGGAACAGAACCTGGAGCAGAGCCTGGAGCAGTGCCTGGAGCAGTGCCTGGACCAGGACCTGGACCTAGAACAGGACCTGGACCAGAGCCTGGAGCGGTGCCTGGACCAGGACCTGGACCTAGACCAGAGCGTGGAGCAGGTCCTGGAGCAGAGCCTGAACCAGCACATGGACCAGGACCTGGACCAGAACCTAGACCAGGACCTGGACCAGAAGCTGGACCAGGACGTGGACCTGGACTTTGATCTGGACCTGGATCTGGATGACTTGACGCTGGAAG ACCTGCTCCAGAGGGTCCAGGAGGTCCAGACCGACTGCACCACGACGGAGTCCGGCGTCTCTACGGATCCCGACTGGGAGAGTCACCTGGTGGCCACGTTGGACTACAGCTCGGCCCTGAAGGAGCAGTTTGACCAGCTGAAGAAGAagcaggatgaggaggagatggagcatgaaaaacacaaacaggggcttgagaagaggaaggaggaggcgACCAGACAGCACCAG GTTCTACTGGAAAAACTGGACTCTCTGAGGGTGAAACTGCAGCTCAACAACTCGAAGGCCACCAGGAAGAACTTCTTAAGCAAGAAGCAGGAGATGATGACGGAGAAGAACCGAGCCAAGCAGGAGAAGAACAA GTTGGccaaggagctggaggagagcgACAGGAAGCTGGCGGAGCTGACGGAGGAGCAGAGCGAGGAGCAGCAACGGTGGCggcaggagctggaggagctgaggaAGGAGATGGAGCGGACCAGTAAAGAGGCGCAGGAGGCTCAGCTGCAGGCGCTGCAGGACGAGATCACAGCTGTGGAAACGCAACGCGACGTGGCCATGACTCGCATCGAGGCCTGGACCAGGGAG GTGGGCCAGTACCTGAACACTCTCAGGGTGGAGTTTCCTCAGCAGTACTCCCATGAACGACCCAAGTGGGAGAAGAAGGAGGGTTTGGTCCGGAGGAACCAGGCCGAGCTGCAGAGTCGCTTCCAGGaggtcctgcagcagctgcagcagggcCGAGAGCTGGAGTCCCTCCCCAGGATCAACGTACCGACGCTGCCTCAGGTCCCAATG GCCGACCTGAGGTTCAACCAGGTGATGCAGGCTGTGGTTCGTCCACAGTTCATGGTTCCGCCTCCTCCAATCCAGATGAAACCATCCAACCCACGACCGAGACACCCCCAGTACTTCTACCTGCAGCGCCACGGTCTCCCTCACCCCCACCACCCCCACTTCCATCCCGACTTCCCCTACGACCTCCCACCGCCCCTTCACTTTCCCCcctctgtcccccgaccacagcACCAGCCTCCACGTCAGTTCCAGCCCCACATCCGAGCCCCGGTGAGGGTGACTCCGCCTCCCAGTCTGTCCCCGTCCCCCCCAGTTCAACCAGTCCACCCTGTCACCCCTTCCCCGCCTCCTCCGGCTGCACCTGGTactgttcctgctgctgcccCGTCGGCCCCCGCTGGCAAACTCGACAAGGTCCTGGAGAAGCTCGGCGCCCggtacccacaatgcaacaggGCTCAGCTGACGTCGCTGCTCCAGCAGGTGAAGACCTCTCGTGGTACTTTGGCCGGCATGTCCATGGAGGAGGTGATCGAGCAGGTCGGCTACAAGCTGGTCCAGAGCGAGAGGTCAGCGCCGGGCCCCATCAGCCGGCCGATGCCCCCGGGGCCCATCCAGAGACCGAATGTTCCTCAGCAGAGACCCGGGCCGCCGGTACCACCAGGAGTTCAAGCCGCCGGGCCCCGTAAACTCTGCCTGATGTGCCAGAACCACGTGGACCCGGAGAACCGCCACCCACTGAGCTGCTCCCATACCATCCACAGAGACTGCATCCAGATGTGGCTCAAGTCCAGCAAGAACAACTCCTGTCCGTTCTGTCCGGCCAAGTGA